A DNA window from Zonotrichia albicollis isolate bZonAlb1 chromosome 2, bZonAlb1.hap1, whole genome shotgun sequence contains the following coding sequences:
- the SUPT20H gene encoding transcription factor SPT20 homolog isoform X3 — MASTTMQQALELALDRAEYIIESARQRPPKRKYLSSGRKSVFQKLYDLYIEECEKEPEIKKLRRNVNLLEKLVMQETLSCLVVNLYPGNEGYSLMLRGKNGSDSETIRLPYEEGELLEYLDAEELPPILVDLLEKSQVNIFHCGCVIAEIRDYRQSGNMKSPTYQSKHILLRPTMQTLICDVHSITSDNHKWTQEDKLLLESQLILATAEPLCLDPSIAVTCTANRLLYNKQKMNTRPMKRCFKRYSRSSLNRQQEVAHYSTPPQLRLLDYLQKRKERKAAQQYDLKISKAGNCVDMWKQNPCYLTAPSEVDVEKYAKVEKSIKSDDSQPTVWPAHEMKDDYVFECEVGNQVQKTKLTIFQSLGNPLYYGKIQTLKGDEENDNLLTPSQFLIGSKTDAERVVNQYQELVQNEAKCTVKMFHNSSGSVSHLSPGKEMEQPESVSGSVQSSVLGKGVKHRPPPIKLPSSSGSSSSGNIFSSQQSSGHLKSPTPPPPSKPPGLSRKQSMDLNQVSMLSPAAMSPASSSQRSGTPKPSTPTPTNTPSSTPHLPDAQSSTPITLSATPTPQDSGFTPQPTLLTPFAQQQMSLSQALPVMTIPLSTMVTSITTGTTSTQVMANPAGLNFINVVGSVCGAQSLMSGSNPMLGCNTGAIAPAGINLSGILPPGGLVPSALPAAMQSASQAGSPFGLKNTSNLRPLNLLQLPGGSFIFNPLQQQLSQFSPKQQSQQPTTCSPQQQGEQGSDQGPSNQDQALSAQQAAVINLTGVGNFMQPQATVLSQLGSAVNRPGQSLPQQRLQLSSALQQQQQQALQQQQIQQLRFLQHQMAMAAAAAQAAHLHHQHSGSHSKSKRKRGTSAPPKS; from the exons TATATCATTGAAAGTGCCCGTCAGAGACCtcccaaaagaaaatatttatccaGTGGAAG aaaatctGTATTTCAAAAACTTTATGATTTATATATTGAAGAATGTGAAAAAGAGCCTGAGATAAAG AAGCTGAGACGAAATGTGAACTTACTTGAGAAGCTGGTTATGCAGGAGACGTTGTCATGTCTGGTAGTAAACCTCTATCCAGGAAATGAGGGTTATTCGCTGATGCTCAGGGGGAAAAATGGTTCAG ACTCTGAGACCATTCGTCTGCCTTATGAAGAAGGAGAGCTGCTTGAATATTTGGATGCAGAGGAACTACCACCTATTCTGGTTGATCTTTTAGAAAAATCTCAG GTTAATATTTTCCATTGTGGATGTGTCATAGCAGAAATACGGGACTACAGGCAGTCTGGTAACATGAAATCTCCAACCTACCAAAGCAAGCACATTCTTTTGCGACCTACAATGCAG ACTTTAATTTGTGATGTGCATTCTATAACAAGTGACAACCACAAATGGACACAG GAGGACAAACTCCTACTTGAGAGCCAACTTATTTTGGCTACAGCAGAGCCTTTGTGTCTTGATCCTTCAATAGCAGTGACCTGTACTGCAAACAGACTCCTGTACAACAAGCAGAAGATGAACACTCGCCCCATGAAACG GTGCTTCAAAAGGTACTCAAGGTCCTCTCTGAACAGACAGCAAGAAGTAGCTCACTACTCAACTCCACCTCAGCTCAGACTACTTGACTACTTGCagaaaaggaaggagaggaaagcaGCCCAGCAGTATGACCTCAAAATTTCAAAAGCTGGAAAT tgCGTAGATATGTGGAAACAGAACCCTTGCTACTTGACTGCTCCTTCTGAAGTAGAT GTGGAAAAATATGCCAAAGTGGAAAAGTCTATCAAGTCTGATGACTCACAACCAACTGTCTGGCCAGCACAC GAAATGAAGGATGATTATGTGTTTGAATGTGAAGTTGGTAATCAGGttcaaaaaacaaaactgaccatTTTTCAGTCTCTTGGCAATCCCTTGTACTATGGTAAAATTCAGACGCTCAAAGGTGATGAGGAAAATGACAACCTGTTAACTCCATCACA GTTCCTTATTGGTTCGAAGACTGATGCTGAAAG AGTGGTGAACCAGTACCAGGAGTTAGTGCAAAATGAAGCTAAATGTACTGTGAAAATGTTTCATAATTCAAGTGGATCAGTCAGTCATCTTtctccagggaaggaaatggaa CAGCCGGAAAGTGTATCAGGCTCTGTTCAGTCTTCAGTACTGGGGAAAGGTGTAAAACACCGACCTCCTCCTATCAAATTACCTTCAAGTTCAGGAAGTAGCTCTTCAG gtaatATTTTTAGTTCACAACAGTCAAGTGGCCATCTAAAATCCCCAACTCCACCTCCTCCTTCTAAGCCTCCTGGTCTTTCTCGGAAACAATCTATGGATCTTAATCAAGTTAGCatgctctctccagctgccatgTCTCCTGCGAGCTCTTCACAAA GGTCTGGAACTCCTAAACCATCTACTCCTACTCCAACCAACACCCCTTCATCGACCCCACACCTTCCTGATGCTCAGAGCTCAACTCCTATTACCCTTTCTGCCACCCCTACTCCCCAAGATTCAGGCTTCACCCCTCAGCCCACTTTGTTAACCCCGTTTGCTCAGCAGCAAATGTCTCTGAGCCAGGCACTGCCTGTAATGACCATTCCTCTTTCCACCATGGTAACATCCATTACTACAGGAACAACCTCCACCCAGGTCATGGCAAACCCTGCAGGACTTAACTTCATCAATGTAGTGGGCTCTGTGTG TGGAGCACAGTCACTGATGAGTGGTTCAAACCCTATGTTGGGGTGCAACACTGGTGCCATAGCCCCTGCAGGTATAAATCTGAGTGGCATTTTACCCCCAGGAGGTCTGGTACCAAGTGCGCTGCCCGCTGCAATGCAATCTGCCTCCCAAGCAG GCAGCCCATTTGGTTTGAAAAATACATCAAATCTTCGGCCCTTAAATCTTCTACAG CTTCCAGGTggttcatttatttttaacccactccagcagcagctgtcacAGTTTTCTCCAAAGCAGCAATCTCAGCAGCCTACAACCTGTAGtcctcagcagcagggagaaCAG GGGTCTGACCAAGGTCCATCCAATCAAGATCAGGCATTATCTGCCCAACAAGCTGCTGTAATTAACCTGACTGGAGTAGGGAATTTTATGCAACCTCAAGCCACAG TGTTGTCTCAGCTTGGCTCTGCTGTGAACAGACCTGGGCAAAGCCTTCCTCAGCAGAGACTCCAGCTCTCTTCTGCCTtgcaacagcaacaacaacaagcCTTGCAGCAGCAACAGATACAA CAGTTGCGATTCTTGCAGCATCAAATGGCTatggcagcggcagcagcacaagcagctcaCCTGCATCATCAACATTCAGGCAGCCACTCAAAAAGTAAAAGGAAAAGAGGCACATCAGCCCCTCCAAAATCATGA
- the SUPT20H gene encoding transcription factor SPT20 homolog isoform X16: protein MASTTMQQALELALDRAEYIIESARQRPPKRKYLSSGRKSVFQKLYDLYIEECEKEPEIKKLRRNVNLLEKLVMQETLSCLVVNLYPGNEGYSLMLRGKNGSDSETIRLPYEEGELLEYLDAEELPPILVDLLEKSQVNIFHCGCVIAEIRDYRQSGNMKSPTYQSKHILLRPTMQTLICDVHSITSDNHKWTQEDKLLLESQLILATAEPLCLDPSIAVTCTANRLLYNKQKMNTRPMKRCFKRYSRSSLNRQQEVAHYSTPPQLRLLDYLQKRKERKAAQQYDLKISKAGNCVDMWKQNPCYLTAPSEVDVEKYAKVEKSIKSDDSQPTVWPAHEMKDDYVFECEVGNQVQKTKLTIFQSLGNPLYYGKIQTLKGDEENDNLLTPSQFLIGSKTDAERVVNQYQELVQNEAKCTVKMFHNSSGSVSHLSPGKEMEQPESVSGSVQSSVLGKGVKHRPPPIKLPSSSGSSSSGNIFSSQQSSGHLKSPTPPPPSKPPGLSRKQSMDLNQVSMLSPAAMSPASSSQRTTSTQVMANPAGLNFINVVGSVCGAQSLMSGSNPMLGCNTGAIAPAGINLSGILPPGGLVPSALPAAMQSASQAGSPFGLKNTSNLRPLNLLQLPGGSFIFNPLQQQLSQFSPKQQSQQPTTCSPQQQGEQGSDQGPSNQDQALSAQQAAVINLTGVGNFMQPQATVLSQLGSAVNRPGQSLPQQRLQLSSALQQQQQQALQQQQIQQLRFLQHQMAMAAAAAQAAHLHHQHSGSHSKSKRKRGTSAPPKS from the exons TATATCATTGAAAGTGCCCGTCAGAGACCtcccaaaagaaaatatttatccaGTGGAAG aaaatctGTATTTCAAAAACTTTATGATTTATATATTGAAGAATGTGAAAAAGAGCCTGAGATAAAG AAGCTGAGACGAAATGTGAACTTACTTGAGAAGCTGGTTATGCAGGAGACGTTGTCATGTCTGGTAGTAAACCTCTATCCAGGAAATGAGGGTTATTCGCTGATGCTCAGGGGGAAAAATGGTTCAG ACTCTGAGACCATTCGTCTGCCTTATGAAGAAGGAGAGCTGCTTGAATATTTGGATGCAGAGGAACTACCACCTATTCTGGTTGATCTTTTAGAAAAATCTCAG GTTAATATTTTCCATTGTGGATGTGTCATAGCAGAAATACGGGACTACAGGCAGTCTGGTAACATGAAATCTCCAACCTACCAAAGCAAGCACATTCTTTTGCGACCTACAATGCAG ACTTTAATTTGTGATGTGCATTCTATAACAAGTGACAACCACAAATGGACACAG GAGGACAAACTCCTACTTGAGAGCCAACTTATTTTGGCTACAGCAGAGCCTTTGTGTCTTGATCCTTCAATAGCAGTGACCTGTACTGCAAACAGACTCCTGTACAACAAGCAGAAGATGAACACTCGCCCCATGAAACG GTGCTTCAAAAGGTACTCAAGGTCCTCTCTGAACAGACAGCAAGAAGTAGCTCACTACTCAACTCCACCTCAGCTCAGACTACTTGACTACTTGCagaaaaggaaggagaggaaagcaGCCCAGCAGTATGACCTCAAAATTTCAAAAGCTGGAAAT tgCGTAGATATGTGGAAACAGAACCCTTGCTACTTGACTGCTCCTTCTGAAGTAGAT GTGGAAAAATATGCCAAAGTGGAAAAGTCTATCAAGTCTGATGACTCACAACCAACTGTCTGGCCAGCACAC GAAATGAAGGATGATTATGTGTTTGAATGTGAAGTTGGTAATCAGGttcaaaaaacaaaactgaccatTTTTCAGTCTCTTGGCAATCCCTTGTACTATGGTAAAATTCAGACGCTCAAAGGTGATGAGGAAAATGACAACCTGTTAACTCCATCACA GTTCCTTATTGGTTCGAAGACTGATGCTGAAAG AGTGGTGAACCAGTACCAGGAGTTAGTGCAAAATGAAGCTAAATGTACTGTGAAAATGTTTCATAATTCAAGTGGATCAGTCAGTCATCTTtctccagggaaggaaatggaa CAGCCGGAAAGTGTATCAGGCTCTGTTCAGTCTTCAGTACTGGGGAAAGGTGTAAAACACCGACCTCCTCCTATCAAATTACCTTCAAGTTCAGGAAGTAGCTCTTCAG gtaatATTTTTAGTTCACAACAGTCAAGTGGCCATCTAAAATCCCCAACTCCACCTCCTCCTTCTAAGCCTCCTGGTCTTTCTCGGAAACAATCTATGGATCTTAATCAAGTTAGCatgctctctccagctgccatgTCTCCTGCGAGCTCTTCACAAA GAACAACCTCCACCCAGGTCATGGCAAACCCTGCAGGACTTAACTTCATCAATGTAGTGGGCTCTGTGTG TGGAGCACAGTCACTGATGAGTGGTTCAAACCCTATGTTGGGGTGCAACACTGGTGCCATAGCCCCTGCAGGTATAAATCTGAGTGGCATTTTACCCCCAGGAGGTCTGGTACCAAGTGCGCTGCCCGCTGCAATGCAATCTGCCTCCCAAGCAG GCAGCCCATTTGGTTTGAAAAATACATCAAATCTTCGGCCCTTAAATCTTCTACAG CTTCCAGGTggttcatttatttttaacccactccagcagcagctgtcacAGTTTTCTCCAAAGCAGCAATCTCAGCAGCCTACAACCTGTAGtcctcagcagcagggagaaCAG GGGTCTGACCAAGGTCCATCCAATCAAGATCAGGCATTATCTGCCCAACAAGCTGCTGTAATTAACCTGACTGGAGTAGGGAATTTTATGCAACCTCAAGCCACAG TGTTGTCTCAGCTTGGCTCTGCTGTGAACAGACCTGGGCAAAGCCTTCCTCAGCAGAGACTCCAGCTCTCTTCTGCCTtgcaacagcaacaacaacaagcCTTGCAGCAGCAACAGATACAA CAGTTGCGATTCTTGCAGCATCAAATGGCTatggcagcggcagcagcacaagcagctcaCCTGCATCATCAACATTCAGGCAGCCACTCAAAAAGTAAAAGGAAAAGAGGCACATCAGCCCCTCCAAAATCATGA
- the SUPT20H gene encoding transcription factor SPT20 homolog isoform X2 encodes MASTTMQQALELALDRAEYIIESARQRPPKRKYLSSGRKSVFQKLYDLYIEECEKEPEIKQKLRRNVNLLEKLVMQETLSCLVVNLYPGNEGYSLMLRGKNGSDSETIRLPYEEGELLEYLDAEELPPILVDLLEKSQVNIFHCGCVIAEIRDYRQSGNMKSPTYQSKHILLRPTMQTLICDVHSITSDNHKWTQEDKLLLESQLILATAEPLCLDPSIAVTCTANRLLYNKQKMNTRPMKRCFKRYSRSSLNRQQEVAHYSTPPQLRLLDYLQKRKERKAAQQYDLKISKAGNCVDMWKQNPCYLTAPSEVDVEKYAKVEKSIKSDDSQPTVWPAHEMKDDYVFECEVGNQVQKTKLTIFQSLGNPLYYGKIQTLKGDEENDNLLTPSQFLIGSKTDAERVVNQYQELVQNEAKCTVKMFHNSSGSVSHLSPGKEMEPESVSGSVQSSVLGKGVKHRPPPIKLPSSSGSSSSGNIFSSQQSSGHLKSPTPPPPSKPPGLSRKQSMDLNQVSMLSPAAMSPASSSQRSGTPKPSTPTPTNTPSSTPHLPDAQSSTPITLSATPTPQDSGFTPQPTLLTPFAQQQMSLSQALPVMTIPLSTMVTSITTGTTSTQVMANPAGLNFINVVGSVCGAQSLMSGSNPMLGCNTGAIAPAGINLSGILPPGGLVPSALPAAMQSASQAGSPFGLKNTSNLRPLNLLQLPGGSFIFNPLQQQLSQFSPKQQSQQPTTCSPQQQGEQGSDQGPSNQDQALSAQQAAVINLTGVGNFMQPQATVLSQLGSAVNRPGQSLPQQRLQLSSALQQQQQQALQQQQIQQLRFLQHQMAMAAAAAQAAHLHHQHSGSHSKSKRKRGTSAPPKS; translated from the exons TATATCATTGAAAGTGCCCGTCAGAGACCtcccaaaagaaaatatttatccaGTGGAAG aaaatctGTATTTCAAAAACTTTATGATTTATATATTGAAGAATGTGAAAAAGAGCCTGAGATAAAG CAGAAGCTGAGACGAAATGTGAACTTACTTGAGAAGCTGGTTATGCAGGAGACGTTGTCATGTCTGGTAGTAAACCTCTATCCAGGAAATGAGGGTTATTCGCTGATGCTCAGGGGGAAAAATGGTTCAG ACTCTGAGACCATTCGTCTGCCTTATGAAGAAGGAGAGCTGCTTGAATATTTGGATGCAGAGGAACTACCACCTATTCTGGTTGATCTTTTAGAAAAATCTCAG GTTAATATTTTCCATTGTGGATGTGTCATAGCAGAAATACGGGACTACAGGCAGTCTGGTAACATGAAATCTCCAACCTACCAAAGCAAGCACATTCTTTTGCGACCTACAATGCAG ACTTTAATTTGTGATGTGCATTCTATAACAAGTGACAACCACAAATGGACACAG GAGGACAAACTCCTACTTGAGAGCCAACTTATTTTGGCTACAGCAGAGCCTTTGTGTCTTGATCCTTCAATAGCAGTGACCTGTACTGCAAACAGACTCCTGTACAACAAGCAGAAGATGAACACTCGCCCCATGAAACG GTGCTTCAAAAGGTACTCAAGGTCCTCTCTGAACAGACAGCAAGAAGTAGCTCACTACTCAACTCCACCTCAGCTCAGACTACTTGACTACTTGCagaaaaggaaggagaggaaagcaGCCCAGCAGTATGACCTCAAAATTTCAAAAGCTGGAAAT tgCGTAGATATGTGGAAACAGAACCCTTGCTACTTGACTGCTCCTTCTGAAGTAGAT GTGGAAAAATATGCCAAAGTGGAAAAGTCTATCAAGTCTGATGACTCACAACCAACTGTCTGGCCAGCACAC GAAATGAAGGATGATTATGTGTTTGAATGTGAAGTTGGTAATCAGGttcaaaaaacaaaactgaccatTTTTCAGTCTCTTGGCAATCCCTTGTACTATGGTAAAATTCAGACGCTCAAAGGTGATGAGGAAAATGACAACCTGTTAACTCCATCACA GTTCCTTATTGGTTCGAAGACTGATGCTGAAAG AGTGGTGAACCAGTACCAGGAGTTAGTGCAAAATGAAGCTAAATGTACTGTGAAAATGTTTCATAATTCAAGTGGATCAGTCAGTCATCTTtctccagggaaggaaatggaa CCGGAAAGTGTATCAGGCTCTGTTCAGTCTTCAGTACTGGGGAAAGGTGTAAAACACCGACCTCCTCCTATCAAATTACCTTCAAGTTCAGGAAGTAGCTCTTCAG gtaatATTTTTAGTTCACAACAGTCAAGTGGCCATCTAAAATCCCCAACTCCACCTCCTCCTTCTAAGCCTCCTGGTCTTTCTCGGAAACAATCTATGGATCTTAATCAAGTTAGCatgctctctccagctgccatgTCTCCTGCGAGCTCTTCACAAA GGTCTGGAACTCCTAAACCATCTACTCCTACTCCAACCAACACCCCTTCATCGACCCCACACCTTCCTGATGCTCAGAGCTCAACTCCTATTACCCTTTCTGCCACCCCTACTCCCCAAGATTCAGGCTTCACCCCTCAGCCCACTTTGTTAACCCCGTTTGCTCAGCAGCAAATGTCTCTGAGCCAGGCACTGCCTGTAATGACCATTCCTCTTTCCACCATGGTAACATCCATTACTACAGGAACAACCTCCACCCAGGTCATGGCAAACCCTGCAGGACTTAACTTCATCAATGTAGTGGGCTCTGTGTG TGGAGCACAGTCACTGATGAGTGGTTCAAACCCTATGTTGGGGTGCAACACTGGTGCCATAGCCCCTGCAGGTATAAATCTGAGTGGCATTTTACCCCCAGGAGGTCTGGTACCAAGTGCGCTGCCCGCTGCAATGCAATCTGCCTCCCAAGCAG GCAGCCCATTTGGTTTGAAAAATACATCAAATCTTCGGCCCTTAAATCTTCTACAG CTTCCAGGTggttcatttatttttaacccactccagcagcagctgtcacAGTTTTCTCCAAAGCAGCAATCTCAGCAGCCTACAACCTGTAGtcctcagcagcagggagaaCAG GGGTCTGACCAAGGTCCATCCAATCAAGATCAGGCATTATCTGCCCAACAAGCTGCTGTAATTAACCTGACTGGAGTAGGGAATTTTATGCAACCTCAAGCCACAG TGTTGTCTCAGCTTGGCTCTGCTGTGAACAGACCTGGGCAAAGCCTTCCTCAGCAGAGACTCCAGCTCTCTTCTGCCTtgcaacagcaacaacaacaagcCTTGCAGCAGCAACAGATACAA CAGTTGCGATTCTTGCAGCATCAAATGGCTatggcagcggcagcagcacaagcagctcaCCTGCATCATCAACATTCAGGCAGCCACTCAAAAAGTAAAAGGAAAAGAGGCACATCAGCCCCTCCAAAATCATGA
- the SUPT20H gene encoding transcription factor SPT20 homolog isoform X4, which produces MASTTMQQALELALDRAEYIIESARQRPPKRKYLSSGRKSVFQKLYDLYIEECEKEPEIKQKLRRNVNLLEKLVMQETLSCLVVNLYPGNEGYSLMLRGKNGSDSETIRLPYEEGELLEYLDAEELPPILVDLLEKSQVNIFHCGCVIAEIRDYRQSGNMKSPTYQSKHILLRPTMQTLICDVHSITSDNHKWTQEDKLLLESQLILATAEPLCLDPSIAVTCTANRLLYNKQKMNTRPMKRCFKRYSRSSLNRQQEVAHYSTPPQLRLLDYLQKRKERKAAQQYDLKISKAGNCVDMWKQNPCYLTAPSEVDVEKYAKVEKSIKSDDSQPTVWPAHEMKDDYVFECEVGNQVQKTKLTIFQSLGNPLYYGKIQTLKGDEENDNLLTPSQFLIGSKTDAERVVNQYQELVQNEAKCTVKMFHNSSGSVSHLSPGKEMEQPESVSGSVQSSVLGKGVKHRPPPIKLPSSSGSSSSGNIFSSQQSSGHLKSPTPPPPSKPPGLSRKQSMDLNQVSMLSPAAMSPASSSQRSGTPKPSTPTPTNTPSSTPHLPDAQSSTPITLSATPTPQDSGFTPQPTLLTPFAQQQMSLSQALPVMTIPLSTMVTSITTGTTSTQVMANPAGLNFINVVGSVCGAQSLMSGSNPMLGCNTGAIAPAGINLSGILPPGGLVPSALPAAMQSASQAGSPFGLKNTSNLRPLNLLQLPGGSFIFNPLQQQLSQFSPKQQSQQPTTCSPQQQGEQGSDQGPSNQDQALSAQQAAVINLTGVGNFMQPQATVLSQLGSAVNRPGQSLPQQRLQLSSALQQQQQQALQQQQIQLRFLQHQMAMAAAAAQAAHLHHQHSGSHSKSKRKRGTSAPPKS; this is translated from the exons TATATCATTGAAAGTGCCCGTCAGAGACCtcccaaaagaaaatatttatccaGTGGAAG aaaatctGTATTTCAAAAACTTTATGATTTATATATTGAAGAATGTGAAAAAGAGCCTGAGATAAAG CAGAAGCTGAGACGAAATGTGAACTTACTTGAGAAGCTGGTTATGCAGGAGACGTTGTCATGTCTGGTAGTAAACCTCTATCCAGGAAATGAGGGTTATTCGCTGATGCTCAGGGGGAAAAATGGTTCAG ACTCTGAGACCATTCGTCTGCCTTATGAAGAAGGAGAGCTGCTTGAATATTTGGATGCAGAGGAACTACCACCTATTCTGGTTGATCTTTTAGAAAAATCTCAG GTTAATATTTTCCATTGTGGATGTGTCATAGCAGAAATACGGGACTACAGGCAGTCTGGTAACATGAAATCTCCAACCTACCAAAGCAAGCACATTCTTTTGCGACCTACAATGCAG ACTTTAATTTGTGATGTGCATTCTATAACAAGTGACAACCACAAATGGACACAG GAGGACAAACTCCTACTTGAGAGCCAACTTATTTTGGCTACAGCAGAGCCTTTGTGTCTTGATCCTTCAATAGCAGTGACCTGTACTGCAAACAGACTCCTGTACAACAAGCAGAAGATGAACACTCGCCCCATGAAACG GTGCTTCAAAAGGTACTCAAGGTCCTCTCTGAACAGACAGCAAGAAGTAGCTCACTACTCAACTCCACCTCAGCTCAGACTACTTGACTACTTGCagaaaaggaaggagaggaaagcaGCCCAGCAGTATGACCTCAAAATTTCAAAAGCTGGAAAT tgCGTAGATATGTGGAAACAGAACCCTTGCTACTTGACTGCTCCTTCTGAAGTAGAT GTGGAAAAATATGCCAAAGTGGAAAAGTCTATCAAGTCTGATGACTCACAACCAACTGTCTGGCCAGCACAC GAAATGAAGGATGATTATGTGTTTGAATGTGAAGTTGGTAATCAGGttcaaaaaacaaaactgaccatTTTTCAGTCTCTTGGCAATCCCTTGTACTATGGTAAAATTCAGACGCTCAAAGGTGATGAGGAAAATGACAACCTGTTAACTCCATCACA GTTCCTTATTGGTTCGAAGACTGATGCTGAAAG AGTGGTGAACCAGTACCAGGAGTTAGTGCAAAATGAAGCTAAATGTACTGTGAAAATGTTTCATAATTCAAGTGGATCAGTCAGTCATCTTtctccagggaaggaaatggaa CAGCCGGAAAGTGTATCAGGCTCTGTTCAGTCTTCAGTACTGGGGAAAGGTGTAAAACACCGACCTCCTCCTATCAAATTACCTTCAAGTTCAGGAAGTAGCTCTTCAG gtaatATTTTTAGTTCACAACAGTCAAGTGGCCATCTAAAATCCCCAACTCCACCTCCTCCTTCTAAGCCTCCTGGTCTTTCTCGGAAACAATCTATGGATCTTAATCAAGTTAGCatgctctctccagctgccatgTCTCCTGCGAGCTCTTCACAAA GGTCTGGAACTCCTAAACCATCTACTCCTACTCCAACCAACACCCCTTCATCGACCCCACACCTTCCTGATGCTCAGAGCTCAACTCCTATTACCCTTTCTGCCACCCCTACTCCCCAAGATTCAGGCTTCACCCCTCAGCCCACTTTGTTAACCCCGTTTGCTCAGCAGCAAATGTCTCTGAGCCAGGCACTGCCTGTAATGACCATTCCTCTTTCCACCATGGTAACATCCATTACTACAGGAACAACCTCCACCCAGGTCATGGCAAACCCTGCAGGACTTAACTTCATCAATGTAGTGGGCTCTGTGTG TGGAGCACAGTCACTGATGAGTGGTTCAAACCCTATGTTGGGGTGCAACACTGGTGCCATAGCCCCTGCAGGTATAAATCTGAGTGGCATTTTACCCCCAGGAGGTCTGGTACCAAGTGCGCTGCCCGCTGCAATGCAATCTGCCTCCCAAGCAG GCAGCCCATTTGGTTTGAAAAATACATCAAATCTTCGGCCCTTAAATCTTCTACAG CTTCCAGGTggttcatttatttttaacccactccagcagcagctgtcacAGTTTTCTCCAAAGCAGCAATCTCAGCAGCCTACAACCTGTAGtcctcagcagcagggagaaCAG GGGTCTGACCAAGGTCCATCCAATCAAGATCAGGCATTATCTGCCCAACAAGCTGCTGTAATTAACCTGACTGGAGTAGGGAATTTTATGCAACCTCAAGCCACAG TGTTGTCTCAGCTTGGCTCTGCTGTGAACAGACCTGGGCAAAGCCTTCCTCAGCAGAGACTCCAGCTCTCTTCTGCCTtgcaacagcaacaacaacaagcCTTGCAGCAGCAACAGATACAA TTGCGATTCTTGCAGCATCAAATGGCTatggcagcggcagcagcacaagcagctcaCCTGCATCATCAACATTCAGGCAGCCACTCAAAAAGTAAAAGGAAAAGAGGCACATCAGCCCCTCCAAAATCATGA